Proteins from a single region of Symphalangus syndactylus isolate Jambi chromosome 12, NHGRI_mSymSyn1-v2.1_pri, whole genome shotgun sequence:
- the METTL18 gene encoding histidine protein methyltransferase 1 homolog isoform X2, producing the protein MENAAPSQDTDCPLSAANSSSNLEPHGRQPSLRAAKEHAMPKDLKKMLENKVIETLPGFQHVNLSVVKTILLKENFRGENIVAKSFSSHSDLITGVYEGGLKIWECTFDLLAYFTKAKVKFAGKKVLDLGCGSGLLGITAFKGGAKEIHFQDYNSMVIDEVTLPNVVANSTLEDEENDVNEPDVKRCRKPKVTQELYKCRFFSGEWSEFYKLVLSSEKLFVKYDLILTSETIYNPDYYSNLHQTFLRLLSKNGRVLLASKAHYFGVGGGVHLFQKFVEERDVFKTRILKIIDEGLKRFIIEITFKSPG; encoded by the coding sequence ATGGAAAATGCAGCTCCCTCTCAAGACACAGACTGTCCACTCAGTGCAGCCAACAGTTCAAGTAACTTGGAGCCACATGGAAGACAGCCCTCCTTGAGAGCTGCCAAAGAGCATGCTATGCCTAAAGATTTAAAGAAGATGTTAGAAAATAAAGTCATAGAAACATTACCAGGTTTCCAGCATGTTAACTTATCAGTAGTGAAAACCATCCTGTTGAAAGAGAACTTCCGTGGAGAAAACATAGTTGCAAAAAGCTTTTCTTCTCACTCTGATCTGATTACAGGTGTTTATGAAGGAGGCTTAAAAATCTGGGAATGTACCTTTGAcctcctggcttatttcacaaaGGCCAAAGTGAAATTTGCTGGGAAAAAAGTCTTGGATCTTGGTTGTGGATCAGGTTTACTGGGTATAACTGCATTCAAGGGAGGGGCCAAAGAAATTCACTTTCAAGATTATAACAGTATGGTGATTGATGAAGTAACATTACCTAATGTAGTAGCTAACTCCACTTtggaagatgaagaaaatgatgtAAATGAGCCAGATGTGAAAAGATGCAGGAAACCAAAAGTAACACAAGAACTATATAAATGCCGATTTTTTTCTGGTGAGTGGTCTGAGTTTTATAAGCTTGTACTAAGCAGTGAAAAACTTTTTGTAAAATATGATCTCATTCTCACCTCAGAAACCATTTACAACCCAGATTATTATAGTAATTTGCACCAGACTTTCCTTAGACTGTTAAGTAAAAATGGGCGTGTACTTTTGGCCAGCAAAGCACATTATTTTGGTGTAGGTGGAGGTGTTCATCTCTTTCAGAAGTTTGTAGAAGAAAGAGATGTTTTTAAGACCAGAATACTCAAAATAATTGATGAAGGATTAAAGAGGTTCATAATTGAAATAACGTTTAAGTCTCCTGGTTAA
- the METTL18 gene encoding histidine protein methyltransferase 1 homolog isoform X1: protein MTFQFNFTIEDHLENELTPIGDGALTLDSSKELSVSESQKGEERDRKCSAEQFDLPQDHLWEHKSMENAAPSQDTDCPLSAANSSSNLEPHGRQPSLRAAKEHAMPKDLKKMLENKVIETLPGFQHVNLSVVKTILLKENFRGENIVAKSFSSHSDLITGVYEGGLKIWECTFDLLAYFTKAKVKFAGKKVLDLGCGSGLLGITAFKGGAKEIHFQDYNSMVIDEVTLPNVVANSTLEDEENDVNEPDVKRCRKPKVTQELYKCRFFSGEWSEFYKLVLSSEKLFVKYDLILTSETIYNPDYYSNLHQTFLRLLSKNGRVLLASKAHYFGVGGGVHLFQKFVEERDVFKTRILKIIDEGLKRFIIEITFKSPG, encoded by the coding sequence ATGACCTTTCAGTTTAATTTCACTATAGAAGACCATCTGGAAAATGAATTAACACCCATTGGAGATGGAGCTTTGACCCTGGATTCCTCAAAAGAGCTGTCAGTCTCAGAAAGTcaaaaaggagaagagagggaCAGAAAATGTTCTGCAGAACAGTTTGACTTGCCTCAGGATCACTTGTGGGAACATAAGTCAATGGAAAATGCAGCTCCCTCTCAAGACACAGACTGTCCACTCAGTGCAGCCAACAGTTCAAGTAACTTGGAGCCACATGGAAGACAGCCCTCCTTGAGAGCTGCCAAAGAGCATGCTATGCCTAAAGATTTAAAGAAGATGTTAGAAAATAAAGTCATAGAAACATTACCAGGTTTCCAGCATGTTAACTTATCAGTAGTGAAAACCATCCTGTTGAAAGAGAACTTCCGTGGAGAAAACATAGTTGCAAAAAGCTTTTCTTCTCACTCTGATCTGATTACAGGTGTTTATGAAGGAGGCTTAAAAATCTGGGAATGTACCTTTGAcctcctggcttatttcacaaaGGCCAAAGTGAAATTTGCTGGGAAAAAAGTCTTGGATCTTGGTTGTGGATCAGGTTTACTGGGTATAACTGCATTCAAGGGAGGGGCCAAAGAAATTCACTTTCAAGATTATAACAGTATGGTGATTGATGAAGTAACATTACCTAATGTAGTAGCTAACTCCACTTtggaagatgaagaaaatgatgtAAATGAGCCAGATGTGAAAAGATGCAGGAAACCAAAAGTAACACAAGAACTATATAAATGCCGATTTTTTTCTGGTGAGTGGTCTGAGTTTTATAAGCTTGTACTAAGCAGTGAAAAACTTTTTGTAAAATATGATCTCATTCTCACCTCAGAAACCATTTACAACCCAGATTATTATAGTAATTTGCACCAGACTTTCCTTAGACTGTTAAGTAAAAATGGGCGTGTACTTTTGGCCAGCAAAGCACATTATTTTGGTGTAGGTGGAGGTGTTCATCTCTTTCAGAAGTTTGTAGAAGAAAGAGATGTTTTTAAGACCAGAATACTCAAAATAATTGATGAAGGATTAAAGAGGTTCATAATTGAAATAACGTTTAAGTCTCCTGGTTAA